TTTCAGCTTACCAACCAAGTTCGATACAGCTACCTTCGGGTGAATAGACACCATCAAGTGAACGTGATCATGTTCACCACCGAACTCTAATAGTTCACAATCCATTTGCTTACACGTTTCCTTCATTATTTCTTTGGTTCTATCCAACATCTCTTTGGTGAAAACACCTCTACGATATTTAGTAACAAAGACTAGGTGCGCATTATTCTTAAAAAGGCAGCTTCTGCCTGTTCTCCATTCGTACATATTAACCATAGACTTGATTGACAATTTACCATTAAGTGTAATAATATTCGCTGCGAATGACAACCAATGGAACTATCATGCTAACTGGCATCAAGCTACGCGCTAACCCTACACCAAATCAAAAACTGGTACTAAGCCAGTGGATGGGCTGTGCGCGTAGTATTTGGAATGCCAAAGTCGATGAAGAAAGGTATTACCGTACTTTTGCGCGTAAGTATTATCCAATTGGCACTTATGCCCCTATTGATCAGAAAGCATCGCAGTTCAAATCTAAAGAGCTATCACCTTGGCTCTATCAGTGTCCTAGCCAGATAATCCGCAACAGTGCTGTTAACTGGTATCAGACTTACCAAAAGTTCATGAAAGGCGCGTGTGGGAGACCTAAGCGCAAACCTAAGACTGATCGCGGAAGTATCTACCTTACTCGTGAAGTGTTCCGCTTCGACCGTTGCGAAGATGGCAATTTACGCCTATTTATCGGTACGAAGACCAATAATATTGGTTACTTATCTTTTAAGGCTCATAGTAAGTTCGAGATCCCAAACTCGCTTTATGTGCGCAAAGAGCGTGGTCAATATTATGTGTCTTTCTGCTATGGGAACGGCAAGGATGAGTCAGAGCTACCTAGCAATGCTGAACACTTAGCATTCCTGCAAGGCTCAACAAAAGAATATCTGGAAGAACACACCATTGGCGTAGACCGTGGTGTGGCTATCCCTGTACACGCTGGCTCTATGACGTTCGACTTTTCTGACGAAGAAGGCGATAACCAGAAAAAGAACATGACCAAAGCTGATCGCTACATTAAGCGATTACAACGCAAATTGGCGCGTCAAACTAAAGGCTCAAATCGCAGAAATAAAACCAAGTACCGCATTGCTACGCACCACGCTAAAAAGGCGAATATCCGTAACGATTTCGCCCACAAGACAAGCCGCGAGCTTGTCGATAGCAAAGCAAAGGTTATTGTGTTCGAGGCTTTACGAACCTCAAGTATGACGCGCAAGCCAAAGGCAAAGCAGGACGAACAAGGCCGATATGTGTCAAACAGAGCCAAGCAAAAGGCAGGGCTAAACAAGTCCATCTTAAACGTTGGTTGGCACATCATAGAAACGTACACCAAATACAAGGCTTACCAAGCAGGAAAAGCCGTATTCAAAGTAAATCCAGCCTACACCAGTCAGGAGTGCGCCAAGTGCGGTCACACTCACCCCGACAACCGAGACTCACAAGAACTATTTGTGTGCGGTAACTGTGGAAATTCTGACAATGCAGATAACAACGCATCACTGGTCATTAAGAAACGGGCAATTAATCTAATATTAGACACTGGAACGGTGTTGTCTGGCGATGGGGTTCTAAGAACCAAGTCAGATAGTGGACGTGGAGGCAATCGTAAGACTAGCCGAGCCAAAAGCTCGACTAGCGGTGTCCAACGAAGCGTCAAAAAAGAAAAGTTAGCGGCTTAGGTTGTTATCTTAGAAGCTCGCTGCTTTAGCTGCGAGTAGTTCACACACCAAGGATGACTGAGCGATGGCGACTGCAGCAATCACGATGGCCAGTACTTTTGGGAGCCGGCGTGACAAGAAGTATTGGTAGTTATCTGGAGTGAGCCCGATACCAATGAACAAAAATACCACCAGTAAGGCGGCGAGTAAGGTGGTGAAGATAAGCAAAGAATCACGCATGTCGACGCTCCTTTGCAATCAGAGCGATGAAAACGGCGCCACCAATCACGCTGATGATCATGGAAATAGGGACTTCGTATGGGAAGATGATCACTCGGCCGACTACGTCGCACAATAAAACCAAAATAGCGCCACACAGCGCAGTGTAAGGAATGTTTCTGCGGGCATTGTCGCCCATATACAAAGCAACCAAGTTGGGCACGATTAGGCCAAGAAACGGTAACTCGCCCACAATCATGACACCCGCAGCGGCAATGATGGAAACGAGGGTCACGCCAATGATCACGACTTGCTGGTAATTAAGCCCGATATTGATCGCAAATTCTTTGCCCATACCGACTGCAGATAAGCGGGTTGCATACCAATAGCTGAAAAGAGAGACCGGAATAAAAATATAGAGCAACTCGAAATTGCCCTGCAAGATGGTCGAGAAGTTTGCGACCGTCCAAGTGGCTAGGTTCTGTATGAAGTCATATTGATAGGCAAGAAAAACCGCCGCAGCGCTCACCACGTTGCCAAAAATGATGCCCACCAAAGGCACATAAATCGCATCTTTAAATTGCACCGTATGGATGAAACGCACAAACAGTAAGGTTCCGCCCATCGCACAGCCAAAAATGAGCAGTAGGTTATTGCCGTTACCAAAAAACACCAAGCTTAGAACATAGCCCAACATGGCGCATTCAATCGTGCCGGAAGTGGAAGGGGAGGCGAATCTATTTTGGCTTATTTGCTGCATGATGAGGCCAGCAATGCTCAGCCCTGCGCCAGATAAGCAAATGGCAATTAAGCGAGGCACTCGGCTTACCAGAAACAACTCCCACGCCTGCTGATCTCCAGCAAGTAGATCTTCTAGAGATAGGTCTGCCACGCCAACAAATAGCGACAAAACACTAAGGGTAAATAAGACTGCAACGAGCTTTTTCACGAAAGGTAACTCTACTAATAATCATTCGTATTTCCATTGGTGTGAAAAGGTATCGTATTCATGCAGTAAATGACAGAGAAAAATGCAGTTGAACTGCCTCATATGCACCGAGAAAGACAAGAGTGGCATGCCGATAGTAATTGAGTACTATTAGGCATATGCTTAATAGCGAAATTTATCGATGGAAATGGTATGGAAACCAAATCAAAACGCAGTTGGCAAACGCCTCATAACTTTTTACTTATTATCTCTATTGTTGTGCCAATTGCCTTTGCTAGTTGGCAAGTGTTGCTTAACAACTTCGTTATTGAAAAAGCGAATTTTACGGGTGCTGATATTGGCTTACTTCAAAGTGTACGAGAGATCCCCGGCTTTTTAGCGTTCACGGCCGTGTTCATATTACTGTTTATTCGTGAGCAGCGATTTATGATCGTTTCCTTGATCATGCTTTCGGTAGGAACGGCAATTACCGGTTTTTTTCCGTCTTTAACTGGCTTGCTTTGTACCACCTTGCTGATGTCGGTCGGGTTTCACTATTTTGAAACGCTGAAACAGTCCCTTTCATTGCAGTGGTTATCCAAAGATGAAGCGCCTGAATTCTTAGGTAAGATGATCTCAGTAGGTGCACTGGCATCCCTGTGTACTTACGGTGGTCTATGGGTAATGCTGACTTATTGGCAATTAGACTATATTTGGGTTTACCTGATTACAGGAGGTGCAGCCTTCGTGGTTATGGTTGCCATTGCGATTGCTTTTCCATTGTTTCCCAGCCATACACAGCAAAACAAATCATTAGTACTAAGAAAGCGTTACTGGTTGTATTACGCATTGACCTTTATGAGTGGTGCAAGACGGCAGATTTTTGTTGTGTTTGCGGGTTTTTTAATGGTCGAAAAATTTCACTATAGTGCGGCTGATATTTCATTGTTATTTCTTGTGAACTATGGATTTAACTGGTTGTTTGCTAAGAAAATTGGCCAACTGATTGGTAAGTTTGGTGAGAAAAAAGCACTGGTGTTTGAGTACATCGGTTTGATTTTTGTGTTTGCAGGTTATGCCGTGGTAGAAAGCGCGGAGTGGGCGGCCGCGTTATATGTGATTGACCATTTGTTCTTTGCGTTCGCATTGGCCATTAAAACCTATTTCCAGAAAATTGCCGATCCAGCAGATATGGCCTCTACTGCGGGTGTGTCGTTCACCATTAATCACATCGCAGCCGTGGTCATCCCTGTCGTGTTTGGTGTGATGTGGTTAGCGTCGCCTGCGAGTGTGTTTTTCGCTGGCTGCGGTATGGCGATAGTGTCTTTGATTCTGGCATTCAACGTGCCGTCTAAACCAAGCGATGGTAATGAAGTAAACCGTTTCGCTTGGCGTTAAGTTGATGAGAGAGGCTATGGCCGCTACATTCTTGACCTCTCATGGCGTATTTAAGGTTCTTGATTAAACGGGTTACTGTATTTCTCATCAGAAAGCATGTCGTGATCGGTCAGGGTGTTAAAGAAAGCAATGAGCGCCTCTTTTTCTGTTTGGCTAAAATTGAATCTAAAAGGTTGGCCATTCGAACGTGACAGCGCAGGAGACAATCTTTCGTGCGCTTGAATCCCATTACTGTAGTGATCAATGACTTGCTCTAACGTGGCGAAACGGCCGTCGTGCATATACGGTGCGCGCACCTGAATATTTCTTAGAGAAGGGGTTTTGAATTTACCAATGTCATTGCGATTGTTGGTGGTTTCAAAAATGCCTAAGTCATCGGTTGATACGGCATCTAGCCCATTGTTGGTGGATGTAGTACGGCCGATAGTCCCGTTGGGGATAGAACCGACAAACGCTTCAGTGACATGGCAACTGGCGCAATTTGCTTGTTCACCGTCAATGGTTCTTGCTGAGAAAAATAAGGTTTTCCCTTGGTTTTCTTGTGTGGTAAATCCTTCAAAATTAACTAATGCGGAAGGCTCATCACGGCGAGCAATATCGTATTTTGCCGTTGTGCTCACCATGGTTCGAATGAACTGTGCAAGTGCCCGGGCTATTCGGTCACTGGAGACAATGTCATCTCCAAAGGCGTTGATAAACAGTGCAGAATAGTAAGACTGGTTTCGAACGATCTCTTCTAGTTCTGCTAGCACCAAGCCCATTTCGATTGGGTCTTGGAATGGCATAAGCACTTGTTGCTCTAAGGTTGATGCTCGTTCGTCCCAGAAAAATTTACCGCTAAAGTAAAACCGAGCGTTGACTAGGCCCATGGAGTGCCTTCTCGTCGAACCGCCATTAAAGCCTACGCTGAGAGTTCGTGGATCGGAGAATCCGTTTTGGGGTAAGTGACAGGAAGCGCAAGCGATGCTCCCATTAGCACTTAAACGCTTATCATAAAATAACACACGGCCGAGAGTTGCTCCTGCATTGGTGATAGCGTTGTCGCTAGGAGTGTTATCAAATTCACTCGCTGCGTGTTGCGCTTGAAGCCGCGCCGGAAAATCATTCTGTGTAAGGTGGTTTGGCAGCGGGATGTTTTCGTAATCAAATGGGGTGCTAGGTAAGTTAACAATCGAATCTGAGGCAAGTGGTGTTGTCACGACAGTGCCTTCCTCGTTACTGCTTTCTCCGCCACTGCTTTCTCCTCCACATGAAGTGAGTAAAACAACGTTAACCGCGTACCCGAAAATTCGAATGCAATGTCTCATCGTTCGGCTCCTGCTCATTGAATTGTCCATTGAGTTTAGGAGCCGAAGTGTAAAGCAACGTAAATCAGAATAAATTAACGTAAAGGCTAAGGGTTGTGATTATCACGTCGGAAGCCCGAGCTTAGTGCCAACAGGGGGCGCTAAAACGTTTATTGACCTTCCTCATAAACCCACTTACATAACAGGACGGTCATTGGAATGGTTAAGGTTAAGCCGATGCTGCCGGCTAGCCCATGAATGATAGATAAGCCGATAGCGGGAATATTGATAAACTGCTCCAATGGCATTTGGAATCCCCAAATCATCATCATTGTGGTGAGTGAGCTACCAGCAAACGCCAAGATAAGCGTGTTGGTCATGGTGCCCAAAATATCACGGCCGATACGCATGGTTGCCAGCATTCTGTCTTTAACAGATTGATTAGGGTTGGCTTCAAGCAGCTCTTGATACGATGAGGCAATAGAGATAGCGACATCCATCACCGCCCCTAGTGCGGAAATCATGATGGCGACAAACAGTAGCCAGCGCACTTGCACTTGATGCTGGCCTCCTAAATAAAGTAGGTCTTCACCTTTATCAAGGTAGAGGCCATTGAGGTTCGCCATTTCACCAAAGAACTGAGCACATAATCCCGCAGCACATAGCCCTAGAATGGTACCGAGTATGGAAACGACAGACTTCTTATTCCAACCAGTGATGAGCAAAAAGCTAACCAAAACTTTTAAAGAGATCAGCAGCAATGACAGGATCACCGGATGCCAACCTGCAAATAAGCACGGGATCAATACTCCGATGATTAGCGCGCCAGTAAAGTAAAGAGAAATGAGGGAATTCACACCTTGCCAGCCGCCAAATGCAACCACTAAGGCTATGAGCAGCGCAACCATGGTGTAAATCGCGGGCGCTCTATCGTGGTTATAGACCCAATAAAGTACCTCTTCACCACGTTGGCGTACTAATAAAATGAACTTATCACCGGCTGATAGGTAAGTATTGTGCAACCGACTTAAGCTGTTTTCGACGGCGATGCTTTGGTTTGGAGAAGCGTCTAATGTGACCTGTAAAGACTGAGTGCCCGTCATGATGGAAGGCACTTTGGGATCCGCCAAAATGTTTTCAGCACTGATGGCCTGCACTTGAGCTAAAACGAACTGTTGTTGGTGAATATTGTTAGGGCGAAAGTCATTCGACCAAATGGGGGACAGAACGAATATCAGGCTCGAAGTGATAAACACCAAGCTGGGAAAGATAAATTTATTTATTTTCATCATAATATAAGGGCAGCGAATGCTGCCCTGAAGTTAGTTGTTTAACATCTAAAGTGCTTTATCTTGCTCGGCATATGAACAAGCGTCATAGCTTTGCTCTTTGTTGGCAAAATAGCTCTTTTCATCGGTGAAATTGACAGCACGATCAATGGATTCATCGCGGTTTTTACCACGTACAACACAAACCTGTTTGTTTTGCAGTTTATTCCAGAGTATTTGTCCTGCACCGTTTTCACGAGCCTTCAAAATTGCACCCTTGCTGCTCTCAATCCAATGGCCATTTTTATCTAATTTGCCCACTTGCTTGATAGACCAATTCGAGGAGTAAAACTCAGACGCGTTAAGCGTTTTATTGTTTGCGACGTAGTCCGTTAGCATGTCACGTACCGCATAGGTTTTTTCGTCGGTAGAGATCCAAAGTTTGTCTGAATTGGTTACCCAATTTTTAGCCAGTAGCGTTGAAGCATATCGGTAGTCGTTGACCGCCAATAGGTATGTTTTGCTCGCATCAAATGGTGCGCCAGAGATTTCACTAATGTCGATACGAGACCCCACCGCTTTTGCAATGTCGACGGTATATTTGACCGTGCCACCAAAATGGTCGTAGTTATAAGCACGGGCGTCGTTTCTAAACGAAAGAGTGAGATCGCCTGGTTTCCACTGGTTTAAATAAGAGTAAGACCATTCCATGTATTCTTTTAGCTTATCGCCTTGGATATTGACTGCGACCAGCTGATTGTCATACATGTATAGCTTAGAGCTGTCTTTATTTCGGTAGATTTCACCATCTCTTAGGTTGGAATTGTTTGCGAATAGCGCGGCGGCTGACACGTCAACCTTAAGGTTTAATTTTTGGTTTTTAGCATTAACCGCTTTTTGCTCTACATTTCGGATCTGAATTTGGTTGATCAGGTTTACGACGGGCATATCAGCGGTTTTTGCCATGTGAATGGTCGTATATAAGCGAGAGCCTTCGCTCGTTACTTCAACGTCCTCGGCTGTTGCATCATCCGCGCCCCCGTTGTTCGGACCTTTCTCTTCGCCATTGAAAGTAAAGTTACCTTGTACGGTGCCAATTTCACTTTCCGCGTGTTCACCAGATTGCTCATGTACCCATTGGAATTCATCTTGTAAGGCTTTGTTTTCAGAAACGTCACTGACTTTGTTGTTGGTCAGTATTGTGCCTTCAATCTGCCATTTACCATTAGCGTCTTTGCGCAGTTGAATCTCCGCTTTGGCGAGTGCCCAACCCCAGTTACCTGGTTCGATTACTTTCACACTTTCGCTACGGTTCAAGTAGGTATATTCTGGGTTTTCTTGGCGATTGGTATTTTCAGTTTCATTTTTGTTTTCAGCTGAAATGTTGTCGACACGATCGGAATAAACACGTTCGATGTGCTTAGAGTGCTCGTGACCATTGAAGATCACGTCGAATTTATCGCCTAGCAATTCAGCAATTTTATGTACGCCTTTGCCTCCACATTTACGACCATAATGAAGCGCGCCGATCACGACATCAGGTTTGTGTTGAGCAATGGCTAAGTCGACAGCATCGCGTACCGACTGAATTTCTTCTTTAAAATCAAGATTACGAAAGTTCTGTGGAGAAGAAGCTTGCCAGCTGGTTACCATGGAAGGGGTTAGGCCAATAATGGCGACCTTAGCACCGTTAACGTTAAAAATTTGAAAGCCACGTAAAAACGACACTTCGTCGCCATTGGTTTTACAAACATCAGAGTTTTTATCCCAGACAATGTTTGAAGAAATCACGGCGCCTTTAAACTGAGCGATGTTTCGGTCTAGAAATGAGCGTTCGAAATCAAATTCATGATTACCCGGAACCCACATGTCGTAGTTCAGACTGTTAAGAGTCTCAACGACAGGGTGCACAGGAAGATCGTTAAAAAGCTCAGCTGAATTGCCTTGTACGGTATCACCAAGGTCGACCAGTATTAGGTTTGGATCTTGTTTACGTTCTTTTTCTAAGATCGTCGCAATCTTAGTAAAACCTGCGTTCTTGTCGGTTTTATTGGTGGCGTAATCGTGTGCAAAAATGCGGCCATGCATATCACCGGTGGCGGCAATGTTAATGCGCAACGTTTGTTCCGCGTAGTTCGCATCGCCTTTGTAGATAACTTCCGGCGCATTGCTAAAGGTTTTACATTCTTTAACGGCGACATGGTTGTCGGATTTAACCTTGTCTGAGGTATTGCAGCCGAGCATTGCAAGGGCAACACTGCTTGCTAATAGGGCTTTAGTGATATTCTTCATGAGTACTTTCTAGTAGATGTGGTCGACAGGCATCGACAAAGTGACGGCGATTTTATTTAATCGTTTGCGCGCTGTATAGAGGGGAGATGGAAAGTGATTTGTTGTTAAATACACCCTATGAATACTGAAAAATCTTGTTAGATGGGTGAAGTGTATGTATTTAATATTACATTCAACAATTATGGTTTTTATATAACAGGTAGCGTGATTTAAATCACAAAAACTATTGCTG
This DNA window, taken from Vibrio tapetis subsp. tapetis, encodes the following:
- the tnpA gene encoding IS200/IS605 family transposase translates to MVNMYEWRTGRSCLFKNNAHLVFVTKYRRGVFTKEMLDRTKEIMKETCKQMDCELLEFGGEHDHVHLMVSIHPKVAVSNLVGKLKGKSSYMLRREYWERIKTMLWGNHFWSPSYCVVSCGGASLDVVKQYIENQSTPPSESAVKTSRALSQRKD
- a CDS encoding RNA-guided endonuclease InsQ/TnpB family protein, with translation MLTGIKLRANPTPNQKLVLSQWMGCARSIWNAKVDEERYYRTFARKYYPIGTYAPIDQKASQFKSKELSPWLYQCPSQIIRNSAVNWYQTYQKFMKGACGRPKRKPKTDRGSIYLTREVFRFDRCEDGNLRLFIGTKTNNIGYLSFKAHSKFEIPNSLYVRKERGQYYVSFCYGNGKDESELPSNAEHLAFLQGSTKEYLEEHTIGVDRGVAIPVHAGSMTFDFSDEEGDNQKKNMTKADRYIKRLQRKLARQTKGSNRRNKTKYRIATHHAKKANIRNDFAHKTSRELVDSKAKVIVFEALRTSSMTRKPKAKQDEQGRYVSNRAKQKAGLNKSILNVGWHIIETYTKYKAYQAGKAVFKVNPAYTSQECAKCGHTHPDNRDSQELFVCGNCGNSDNADNNASLVIKKRAINLILDTGTVLSGDGVLRTKSDSGRGGNRKTSRAKSSTSGVQRSVKKEKLAA
- the vctD gene encoding iron chelate uptake ABC transporter permease subunit VctD — encoded protein: MKKLVAVLFTLSVLSLFVGVADLSLEDLLAGDQQAWELFLVSRVPRLIAICLSGAGLSIAGLIMQQISQNRFASPSTSGTIECAMLGYVLSLVFFGNGNNLLLIFGCAMGGTLLFVRFIHTVQFKDAIYVPLVGIIFGNVVSAAAVFLAYQYDFIQNLATWTVANFSTILQGNFELLYIFIPVSLFSYWYATRLSAVGMGKEFAINIGLNYQQVVIIGVTLVSIIAAAGVMIVGELPFLGLIVPNLVALYMGDNARRNIPYTALCGAILVLLCDVVGRVIIFPYEVPISMIISVIGGAVFIALIAKERRHA
- a CDS encoding MFS transporter, whose translation is METKSKRSWQTPHNFLLIISIVVPIAFASWQVLLNNFVIEKANFTGADIGLLQSVREIPGFLAFTAVFILLFIREQRFMIVSLIMLSVGTAITGFFPSLTGLLCTTLLMSVGFHYFETLKQSLSLQWLSKDEAPEFLGKMISVGALASLCTYGGLWVMLTYWQLDYIWVYLITGGAAFVVMVAIAIAFPLFPSHTQQNKSLVLRKRYWLYYALTFMSGARRQIFVVFAGFLMVEKFHYSAADISLLFLVNYGFNWLFAKKIGQLIGKFGEKKALVFEYIGLIFVFAGYAVVESAEWAAALYVIDHLFFAFALAIKTYFQKIADPADMASTAGVSFTINHIAAVVIPVVFGVMWLASPASVFFAGCGMAIVSLILAFNVPSKPSDGNEVNRFAWR
- a CDS encoding cytochrome-c peroxidase, yielding MRHCIRIFGYAVNVVLLTSCGGESSGGESSNEEGTVVTTPLASDSIVNLPSTPFDYENIPLPNHLTQNDFPARLQAQHAASEFDNTPSDNAITNAGATLGRVLFYDKRLSANGSIACASCHLPQNGFSDPRTLSVGFNGGSTRRHSMGLVNARFYFSGKFFWDERASTLEQQVLMPFQDPIEMGLVLAELEEIVRNQSYYSALFINAFGDDIVSSDRIARALAQFIRTMVSTTAKYDIARRDEPSALVNFEGFTTQENQGKTLFFSARTIDGEQANCASCHVTEAFVGSIPNGTIGRTTSTNNGLDAVSTDDLGIFETTNNRNDIGKFKTPSLRNIQVRAPYMHDGRFATLEQVIDHYSNGIQAHERLSPALSRSNGQPFRFNFSQTEKEALIAFFNTLTDHDMLSDEKYSNPFNQEP
- a CDS encoding YibE/F family protein, which gives rise to MMKINKFIFPSLVFITSSLIFVLSPIWSNDFRPNNIHQQQFVLAQVQAISAENILADPKVPSIMTGTQSLQVTLDASPNQSIAVENSLSRLHNTYLSAGDKFILLVRQRGEEVLYWVYNHDRAPAIYTMVALLIALVVAFGGWQGVNSLISLYFTGALIIGVLIPCLFAGWHPVILSLLLISLKVLVSFLLITGWNKKSVVSILGTILGLCAAGLCAQFFGEMANLNGLYLDKGEDLLYLGGQHQVQVRWLLFVAIMISALGAVMDVAISIASSYQELLEANPNQSVKDRMLATMRIGRDILGTMTNTLILAFAGSSLTTMMMIWGFQMPLEQFINIPAIGLSIIHGLAGSIGLTLTIPMTVLLCKWVYEEGQ
- a CDS encoding bifunctional metallophosphatase/5'-nucleotidase codes for the protein MKNITKALLASSVALAMLGCNTSDKVKSDNHVAVKECKTFSNAPEVIYKGDANYAEQTLRINIAATGDMHGRIFAHDYATNKTDKNAGFTKIATILEKERKQDPNLILVDLGDTVQGNSAELFNDLPVHPVVETLNSLNYDMWVPGNHEFDFERSFLDRNIAQFKGAVISSNIVWDKNSDVCKTNGDEVSFLRGFQIFNVNGAKVAIIGLTPSMVTSWQASSPQNFRNLDFKEEIQSVRDAVDLAIAQHKPDVVIGALHYGRKCGGKGVHKIAELLGDKFDVIFNGHEHSKHIERVYSDRVDNISAENKNETENTNRQENPEYTYLNRSESVKVIEPGNWGWALAKAEIQLRKDANGKWQIEGTILTNNKVSDVSENKALQDEFQWVHEQSGEHAESEIGTVQGNFTFNGEEKGPNNGGADDATAEDVEVTSEGSRLYTTIHMAKTADMPVVNLINQIQIRNVEQKAVNAKNQKLNLKVDVSAAALFANNSNLRDGEIYRNKDSSKLYMYDNQLVAVNIQGDKLKEYMEWSYSYLNQWKPGDLTLSFRNDARAYNYDHFGGTVKYTVDIAKAVGSRIDISEISGAPFDASKTYLLAVNDYRYASTLLAKNWVTNSDKLWISTDEKTYAVRDMLTDYVANNKTLNASEFYSSNWSIKQVGKLDKNGHWIESSKGAILKARENGAGQILWNKLQNKQVCVVRGKNRDESIDRAVNFTDEKSYFANKEQSYDACSYAEQDKAL